The DNA window GTCTCTTCACCCTCCGATTCGGCTTCGCCGTTCCCCTCGAAACGGGCTTCCAGGCGATTTCCGAGCGACTCCCCGACCTTTCGTCCGACCACCATCCCGAGGCCGCAGCCGACGAGTCGTCCGAGGTCACGACCGACGGTTCCCCCGTTTTCGGCTTCCATTTCGGTGAGTTCGTCCACCAACTCTTCGACAGTTAGCTCCTCACCCACGTTCTGTTCGACCAGCTTTCGTACCGTTCCTGTTTCGTCTTCGGTCATGTCGTCCCCCATTCAGCGTTCTTCCGTGGCGAATATCTCGCTCTGCGTTTCGACGCTTCCGCGGCGGTACCGCCCCGCACGACCGTAGCCGTGGACGGTCCCGTCCGATTCGAGGCTGATGACGTATCGTCCGAGGATATCCTGCGTATCCGGCACCGCGGTCCGCTCGACAACCTCGGCGACGACCCGCCAGCCGTCGTCGTCCTGTTCCCCGACTTCGACGATTCCGTCGAGCGGCGACCCGATGAGGTCCCCGGCGATGGCCCGTCCGATATCCCTCGCATCGTAGAGGTCGATGTCGCCGTCGGAATCGATTATCTCGTCCACATCGACCGTTTTGGCCGTCCCGGTTTGGCCCGACGAGTCGTCATCCTCCGTCTTCTCGACCGCCGCGGACAACCGGTCTACCACGTCGTCGAACTCGTCCGTCTCGGAGTCGCTCGTTGAGTCGGTCATCGTTCCCCGGAATCGAGTCGTGGCCGAGTACCATAGTTCGTTTGCCTGCAAGAACGGTGCCGATTTTGGACCGACGGAATACCCATCAACCGGCACGGTCGTCTTCGGAGGGAATTTCGTGGATAACGGACGTTCTGTCCCCCTCTACTCCTATATTCGTCTCTACAATTTTGAAATATATAATAAACTTTAATATAGATACGAAGATGATTTTATCCGGAGGTGAGAACAATGCTTGGATTTAACCTTTGGGACGACTGCGTTCCTGCTGGAAT is part of the Haladaptatus paucihalophilus DX253 genome and encodes:
- the gvpO gene encoding gas vesicle protein GvpO; translation: MTDSTSDSETDEFDDVVDRLSAAVEKTEDDDSSGQTGTAKTVDVDEIIDSDGDIDLYDARDIGRAIAGDLIGSPLDGIVEVGEQDDDGWRVVAEVVERTAVPDTQDILGRYVISLESDGTVHGYGRAGRYRRGSVETQSEIFATEER